From Lentimicrobium sp. L6:
GTGCTGATATCAAGGCTGTTGTGATAATCTCAGAATCAATTACTCGCCTGTTTTTAGGTTCTTTAATGCTCAATTTCTATTCAGGGCAAACGCATCTAATTTTGATAGCTAAGAAGTTTTAGAAGGTATTCATTACTCCAACCAGCTTTTTTTCTACGGCTTTTGATGCCTACTTTGGAATCATCTTTTTTGAGTAGGTTAAGGGCAATTCTATTAAGAGTTGAATAGTTTTGCGCAGCATTTCCTTGCCTTTTCCTACTAAGATCCTCATTAAATGCGACATCAAGAACCCAGTGGACTTTATTTTCAATTCCCCAATGCTTTCGGATGCCATTAGCGATAACTTCAGCATTATCAAGAGAACTAATGTAATAGCTAATATCGGTTTCTTGTTTTGAAGTTACCTTAAAATACCGGTTACGTTCTATCTTAACAATAGATGTTAATCCTTTCCAATTAGTAGTATTTTCAACTAAGCTTAAATCTGTAATCACGGAACATTTTCTTGTTTCAATTCTTCCATGACCATAGTCAAGTTCTTCTGATGTATCTATAGATGGTAGCATTTTAAAACTATCTTGAACATCCTCATAGAGCTCTTTTTGATTCCCTTTGACAGACAAAATATAATCGGCTTTTCGACTTATGATTTTTTTTGCAATTGCTTTTTGGCAACCCATTGCATCGATGGTAACGATGCAGCCTTCTAATAGCAATGTATTTAAAAGCTTTGGAATCGCTGTTATTTCATTGGACTTTTCTTCAACTTTTTTTGCCCCAATATCAATTCATTCTTGTCAGCCCAAGCACTGACAATATGTGTTGATGACTTAAAACCTTGCTTTCGTGAGCCTCGCATTGTCTTACCATCTATGCTAACTAGCTCTCCTTGTGTAGATACATAAACTGACTTTATCCAAGATAAGAAACAACGCTCAAATGCTTCTGTATCTAAAGCTGAGAAAAACCTATTAAAGGTATCATGTGAAGGAATACCATTGGGCAATTCTAAAAAGCTACTTAACCAATCTTTTTTTAGTTCTCCATAATCTTCCATATCATTCCATGATTCGGCGCCACTCAGAACTGATGATATGGCGATGAAAATAATATCTCCTATTAAATGACGCTTTGTTCTATCTACTCGATGATCTTCCATTTTCGAAAAATACGATAAAATATTGATTCCTGAATCCATTACTTATCTGTTTGAATATCAGGTAAATATACGATATTTATCGCATATAGCAATGATAATTATCTGAAAATGTGAAGATTAAATGTTAAAAATATTTAGATGCGTTTGCCCTGAATTTCTATTAGTAGGTCATCAATTATTGTGTATATTGCTGTTGATTTTTTAATCATATCCTCCAGATTAATTTGTTTCGCTGCAACAATTTGGGGGATTTTTTTGTAAAAACATATACTTAACTGATTATCAGGCGTATTTTGTTAAAAACTTTCTTTTTCTTGTTAACATCACAACATCTTCACAATTCCATAAACATTTTAAATCAGCAAGATAAGTAGCAACTTGAGTTAATTAATATTAATTTAGAAAACATGAAAAGAACCATCCTCCTATTAATTGCGATGAGCACTTTTATATTTAGCGGGTATTGCCAAAATCAGAAATTAACTTTTTCTTCAAACCCTTCCCTATCATTTGAAAAGTATATTTCAGGAGTAAAATATGCCGAAATAGGCCTTAATCCATTTAACCAAGAACAAGTAGACAATAAAACTGGAATTGCAGGTTTTTATTATTTGGCAAAAAAGTATTTACAGCAAATGGGCTTTGAATATGTGGCCCTTACTTCCAAAGAAAAAACAGAACTCAGTATTGCCATCAAATCCTATTGTGAATATTCTTTGGTAATGTTTGGAGGTGAAATCAATAAAAACTCAGTTTCAGACATGACCATTTCTTTTATCTCATGTAATGGCGATGTCTTTTCTTTTACTTCGGATAAAACCTTTAAATATGGAAAGTTTACACATGTGGAGAACAAACTTGTGGAAGACTGGAAAAGCATTGTAAAATCGAAAGGGATATACAAAGCTTCTAATCAACTTCAGCTCCCTTCCAACCCAACCATTTGGACCAGAGAAAAACTAAACCTATACTTTGCTGAAAACAAAGGAAATCTAGACCCAATGGAGGGAATTTATGAAAGAGTTCGTCTTTCATTTGAGGATCTTTCAGCAGGTAAATATACAGTGGGTATCATCAAAAACCCTGTTAATGATGGTTTTTTAGTGGTTTATTTATCTGGAGCTAAGAATATTAGCGACTGGGAAAGTGGTGATGTTAAAGCCATATTCAACAATACTGCTACCAAAGGTTTTTATACTGTTCATTGGGTTGCAAGAGACAAATCTATTTATGAAGATGTTTATTGTAATACAGAATCTTTGGGGTTTAGTATATTTTCAAGTGGAATGTTACCCATCTCTTATAAATTCATAAAAATGTCTCCAAGGTAAGATAAAGAATAAGCGATCTTGATAATAAACTGAATTCTATATTATATTACGATATGGGAATAATGAAGAAAAAATCTGATCCTTTGCCCAATTCACTATGCAAGCCCATCTCTCCTCCTAGTAGTTCCACATAAGCTTTTGAAATAGTCAGTCCCAAGCCTGAACCTTCATTCACTCTAGAATCATCGGCATCTGCTTGGATAAATCTATCAAAGATATGTTCTTGTTTTTCAAGTGGAATTCCAATTCCATTGTCTTTCACATGAAACTCAAAGTATTCATTATTCATTAATGTTATTCTTTGAAACCAAAACTCAATTATGCCTTTATCACTGTATTTAATGGCATTTTTTATTAAATTGGTAAGAATAGCATATAGTTTTTCTTTATCAGATTGAATGATCGTGCCTTTATGTTCTTGCGGAATACTTAGCTTTAATTCCATTCCTTTCTTCTCTGTTTCTTTTCTGAAGAAACTATAGAGTAATTGCATTTGCTCATTCAAATTAAAAGAAGAAATCATCACCTCTATCTGTCCTGCCTCAATCTTAGAAATATCAATTAAATCGTTAATGATATCTAGTAAGTGAGTTCCAGACCGATTAATTACTTTGATATATTCCTCTTGTTCAACTTTAGTTAAATCAGGCTCCTTTAATAAACTAGCAAAACCTAAGATGCCATTCATTGGGGTTCTAATTTCATGACTCATATTAGCTAAAAAAGCGGATTTTAGTCGATCACTTTCTTCTGCCTTCATTAAGGCATTAATCAAGTGTTCTTCTGCTCTTTTTCTATGTATCAGCATGCTTATTTGATCTGAAATAAATTCTAGCATTTCCAAATCAGAATCATCATAGGCCAATTCATTTGCATAGCTTTGAACTGCTATTACACCAATTACTTTTTTATCTATTTTTACAGGAACGCCCATCCAAATTAATGATGTCTTACCAAAAAGGTGAATTTCACCATCAGAAGCTAACTGACTTATCTTTTGACTATTGGCTAATAATGGTAATTGAGTTTTAATCACATAATGAGTTAATGTATTTCCTTCTAGAAAGGATTTATCATCTTCAAATTCATCTTTTAAATAAGGAATAGTAATTTCATTATTGCTATTATTATATAGCGCCAGATAAAAATTTGAGGCATCTATACTTGTATTCAACTCTTTATGAATAATACCAACAAACTGGCCTAAATCTTTGCTATAGTTAGCTGCATTTGAAATATTAAGAATAATTTGTCTGATATTGTCTTGCCTTTTATGTTCCGTAATATCCTTTGCAAAACTAATCATGCCTATAATCTGATCATCACTAAAAATAGGTGCTGTATTTACCAAAAGCGTTAATAGCTTTTGATGATTTGTTTTTAGTTTGAATTCATAATTTACTGATTCTCCATTTAAATTCTTCAAAACAACTTCTTGCAAAAAAGCTAATTCTTCTGCCAATACTAATGGGCTAAAATGATTACCATACCATTCCTCACGTATAAGTCCCGTTTGCTCTACCGCTCGATCGTTGATAAAAGTAATTTTTCCTTCAAGGTCTAACATCCAAATAAAATCATTAGATGTTTCAATCATGGTACGGTACTTTTCTTCACTTTCACGTAGTATTTTTTCAGCAAGTTTTCTTTTTCTCTCCTCTTTTAGAAAAGCCCTTATTTTTGAGCTTGAGTAAAAAAAGTATAATATAAATAGGAAAAGTACTGAGAAAATGAGAATAAGCCTATTACGTAGTTGATGTAATTCAGAATAAATATCCTCTTCTTCATATGAAATGATAATGGTCCAGTATGTATTCCCAATAGGAGTTCTATAAAAGACCATATGCTTCTTTTGAACCTCTTCCTCTTTCAATAACACTTGTTGATGATGACTAATTATTGTTCCTGAACTATCCTTTTTTATAACCTTGCTAAATTTTATCGCTTCATCTTCAAAATTGCAATTCTCAAGATATGATCTTCCCAAATGCTCTTTATATGGACAATATATCTCTATCAAATCTTTACTGAGCAGCCATATTACGCCAGTTTCTCTAATTTTTACTTTTTGAAAATAACGCTGTCCTAACTTATCAATTGGTATTAAAATAGCAATGCTTCCTATAAATCTGGCCTTATCAAAAATGGGAACATGCATAGCAATACAAAGATATCCTTGAACAGCTTGAAACACATCACTAATAACTATTTTTTGTGTTTTCAGAACCAACTCTACATGTTTTTGATAAGAAATATCTTTCCCTATTGATAAACTATCATAGGGAAAGGTATATTGGATAATTCCATTGGAGTCTACTCTAGTAATAGCAGATATAAGATTTTTTCGATTGTTAAAATAGCTTTTAAAAAGAGCACTACCTTCTGCATCAAAATCTTTTATACTTTCAAGTTCGGAAATAAAAGTGATTTCCGATTGATAATCATTAAAGAAAGATGTAATTCCTTGAGCTGCTGTTTGAGCAAGAGTTATTTGTTCTGTATTAAAATCATTGATTGTTCCTTCTTCCTTTTTTCATATGCCAGATGGAAAAGAAGATAAAACACGAGCATTAATACAGGTATAATAAAATACCTTATTGAAAGCTTTGAATTGATTCTATTATAATATCGTTTTATCATTTATATTTATAAAGATAGTATTTATCTGATAACCAAACCAGCATAAGCGAATATAATGATAAATTATGAATAGATTTTACATTTTAATGAGTAGTTCACAATTAAATCAAAAATCTTAATTTTGCAATAAGCATCAAACAAAAAACTAAGCAGATATGAAAACGAAAATCAATTTCTCATGCATACTCATTACGCTATTGTTTTCATTTATTGGCCTTACTTCTATACTTGCCCAAAATACAAATTCAGAGGAGGATAAAAATAAAAACATTGCTCTAGAAATCATCAACCAAGCTAGCACTTGTGCATTAATTACTATTGATCAAGATGGTCAGCCAATAGCTCGAATGATGCAAACCCTGCCCACAGAAAAGGACTTTATCATTTGGTTGGCAACAAATCCTAAAACAAGAAAAGCCGAACATATCAAAGCAAATGAAAAAGTAAGTATCTATTATACTGAAGTCAATTCAACAGGGTATGTCAGTATTCAAGGAATAGCAGAATTAGTAAATGATTTGGAAACAAAAAAAGCACGCTGGAAAGAAGGCTGGAAAGCCTATTATCAAAACATGGAAACAGATATGGTTTTAATTAAAATCATGCCCATTTCAATGGAATTGGTGAGTTATAGCAAAGGCGTGATCAGTAAAGAAGAAAACTGGGGAGCAACTAAACTTAAATTCTAAACTCATTAATAAGATGGTAAACGCACGATAAATTCACTCCCTTTATCAGGAATACTGGTTACCGAAATATTTCCACCGTTTTTTTCTACAAATTCTTTGCACAGTATTAAGCCCAATCCAGTGCCTTGCTCAAAATTGGTACCTGGAGTGGAGATATTCTTATCAATCTGAAATAGTGAATCCACATGCTTTCTGCTCATTCCTAGACCAGGATCGATAAACTTAATAATAACAGCATCTTGATTGCTTTCGAGAATAATTTCGACGATTCCTTTTTTGGTAAATTTAATCGCATTTGAGATTAAATTCATCACTGTAGAATTTATCATATGCTCATCTGCCAAAACAATATAACTAAGCGCCTCTTTATATTCAAATTTTATTGACAAACCCTTGCTTAAAATCTGGGCTTCTACTAAATTCACATTCTCTTCAATAAGCTCTTTTAAATCCAATTTAACAGGAACATATGATATATCATTAGATTGAAGACGAGCCCATTCTAATAAGTTTAATAATAGTTGATATGACTTTTTAGATGAGGAATTTAACACATCAATATATTGTAATATTTCAGGATCATCAATTTTTTGTTTTGCTTCCATCAACACATTACTAACACCTAAAATTGAATTAAAAGGATTTTTCAAATCATGTGAGATAATTGAGAAGAATCGGTCTTTTGTAGCATTCAGTTCCTGTAAACTTTGAGCCTTTCTTTCTAACTCAAACTTATGCTCCTCAATTTCACTTTGTTGGGCTAAAATCTCTTCTTGTTTATTCATTAAAAGCATATTCTGTTTCTCCAACTTTCCATTTGCCCGAGTATACATATTATAATATATGTTTAGATAAATAATAATACCAGCTACCGAAAATGAAAAACCTAAAACCATATCCATATACTGAGCATGTTCATCAACATAAGGAATGATCAGCTGAGGATAAAGGTAACCTACCACCAAAGAAATTAAACTTGAAGCTATCAACATGGCTATTAAAACTACTCTGGTAGTTCCGGTAAATACCACATGAATAGCCACTAACATTAAGGGAATAAAGTATTGTATAGAACCATTGCTCCCTCCAGTAGAAAACCATAAAACCGGCAAAAAGATAAAAACGATAAAGCCAAGAGTTAGCATTTCAATAGCAGGATATCGTTTTCGCTTAAACCTTGTAAAATAATAGGCTATGCTGCAAACTATTAAGCTTAATAGCGCCATCACAATGGATATCCAGTGTAAGTCGAGAAGGAAATTAGACAGTGCCGCTAAACCCGAAAATAGAATCCCTATGGCTAGGGTAATATTGAGCAGCTGATGCCTAAGGTCAATTACTCTATCATCACCAGATATATAATTTATAATAACTTTTGTAAAGTTCATTAATGATTGTGATTATTGTAGATAGGAATAATTGATCGTAATGGTTTGATAAAATTAAGCTATTTTTTTTCCAATTACAAGGGAATATCACCTAATTAACCTAATATTCAAATACTAACATATCATTCACATTTATTTTACTATCTTCGTAAACCATATAAAACATATATCATGATTACTAAATTTATTTCCTCTTATATTATAGTTCTATTCGCTATCCTTTTAGTTTCATCTATCAGTTATACAAAAGCACAAGAAGGAGAATGGTCAACACCTATCCCAATCACAGATTCATTAACAAACAATAGCAATCCAGTAATGATTAGAATCACTCACCGAGATTTTGTATTTTATGAAAAGCAAACCAGTGAGAATAGCTATAGCATTTTTATGCGGAATATCACTGAAATGAGTGAAGCTATTGAAGTTTTGAATCAGGAGAATGTCTCTTTTAGGAACCCTCAGATCATTAAATTCTCAGGCTATCCAAATGACCCCGACACCCTGTTTTATCTAGTTTTTGAGAGTGATTTAACAACTAATGGCATATTCAATATCTATTATTCAAAATATTCTCAAGATGGTAACTTCAGTGCACCTGAAAGCTTAGAAATTGGATATACCAGTTGTCAGGACTTGAAAATAATGGGCAGGAATTTAGTTTGGGAAAGAGGTGGAAATATTGAAACCACTTATTTAGATGGAAACAGCTCTAATTATTATTTCCATCCTATTATGACCATTGATGAGGGAGGATGCTCAAACCCATGTATCAGTGAGTCTGAAATCATTTATCTAAAAGAAATAAATGATGAAAACAATATTTACCGAAGCACTTGGAATTATCCTTTGGGAGAATGGCATGAGTCAATCGGATTTTTTGATGGCATAAATTCTTCACTTTCTATATTAACACTTGATATTACGGAAGAAGTGGTATTTCTTTGGGAATCTCTTGAAAATGGAATATGGAAACCTTATGCTTATGATGTTATGGGAGAAGAAATAGAAAGTTTAGAATTATTTAGCGAAACTAAAACAACTCCAGATGCCGTTTTATTTGATGTCATAATTAAGAAGAAAAAAAAAGATATTTGGTTTAATTATTTCGCATATACTTTTAATGATAATGAAAATTCGGATATTTTTGTAAATAACCTTTGGTCTGGTTATCAATATTGCTTTAATATTTCTCAGTCTTCGGCAATAGACTCAAAACCTAGATTATTCTACCTTCCTTCAGATTATCTATACACTACCTATCTTACCTTTCAGTCTGAAAGAAATAATAAACAACAATTATTTATGTCCAAAGTATCCTTTTGGCTTGGAGAAAATGAATTGGCAAATCACAATAATAGCCTGACTATCTCCCCCAACCCCATTACTCATCAAACTCAAATCACCACTACACTTTCGAGTGCCGAAAATCTGAAAATAGAGATTTATAGTTCAACAGGAGTTTTAATCGAAACCCACCCCTTAAAAAACACCCAAACTACCATTTGGACGCCATCAAAGGATTTGAAAAATGGCGTTTATATTATTAATTTAAAATCTGATTTAGAAAGTATTAGAAAAAAAGTAATTTTACAGAGGTAAATCGATAAATGCTTTTTTGAATGAAAATAAATATTCGGCCAATTCAAGAATCTGATAATCCAGAACTCTCTAAAATCATTAAAGGAGTTTTTGAGGAGTTTGATGCTCCAAAAGAAGGGACTGTTTATGTAGATCCCACTACAGATGATTTATTTAGTCTGTTCCAAGAAAAACGCTCCGCTTGTTTTGTGGGTGAAATAGATGGACAAGTGATGGGAGCATGCGGTATATTTCCTACTTTAGGTTTAGATAAAGATTGCTGTGAGTTGGTGAAATTCTATTTACATAAAGAGGCAAGAGGATTGGGCCTTGGAAAACAATTAATGGAGCAATGTCATGTTTCTGCCAAAGAATTAAAATACCAAAAAATATACTTAGAGAGTTTCCCTGAGTTTGGAAAAGCAGTTGGCATGTACAAAATGGCGGGCTATAAATATATCGTTCAAGCTCTAGGGAATACTGGTCACTTTGGCTGTAGCATATTTATGATTAAAGACATATAACAAATTGATTTTCAGATTTGAGAAAATCAATCATATAAATATATCATTATGGGTTCATTAATCAGCGACATCCTCTCCTATCTTTGGCAAGTGGTATTAACTACTGTTACACAAGTTTTTATTCTATTAGGTCCACTTCTTTTATTAGCGTATATCATGCATTTAGTAGCCAAGAAAAATGAAAAACTCAGTTATAGAGTTATGGGAAGAAAACTATATTTATATGGATTTGCCTGGCTAGGAACTTCTATTCATGAATTGGGCCATGCTTTTTTCGCTAAAATATTCCGTCATAAAATCACCGACATGGCGCTATTCACTCCCAATTCAGAAGATGGAAATCTAGGACATGTAAATCATTCTTTTAATCCCATGAGCACCTATCAAAGAATTGGTAATTTCTTTATCGGAATAGGCCCAATTCTTTTTGGAGTTATCCTTTTATACTTCATGAGCTGGCTACTTTTTGGTTTTGGGTTCTCCAAAATGGCTGTATATGAAATTCAAGCAGACTCGTTCTTTAGCTTCTCCAACTTTACTGGACTTTTTGCCAATACTTGGGATAATATTGTTATTTACTTGAGTTTAGCATTTGGGCCATCCTCCAGTTTTCTTAAAGTATTATTGCTTATCTATTTCCTTTATGCCATTGGCTCTTCTATCACATTAAGCCCATCAGATATCAAAGGAAGCCAAGGTGGTTTTATCTATTTTGTGTTGGCTTTATTTATTTTCAACCTTTTCTCCTCTTGGATTGGTGACTTTATGCTGTGGTTGCTTTTAGACTCATTTATGCTTTTCTTCAGCTTCTATTTTCTAATGATACTTAGTATCATTATCAATTTAACATTTGTTGGAATTCTATCTATTTTCGCTAAAGTATTGAATAAGTAGATCACCTGATTTCTGTATTTTATAATATTTGACCCAATTTTAACCTAAAATTAAGTCTTCTTTTGAAGAGAATAATTACTTTTGCTAAAATTTATAAAATGAAAAAGAGTTTAGCCATCGTACTTCTTCTTTTAGCCAATATTACATTATTGGTTCACGCGGCTATTCCTCACCATTATCATGAAGGTGATTTTTGTTATATAAGCACTTCTTGCGAAGATGAATGTGATAGCCACGAAAACCATAATCACCAAAAACATGAACATCATGAAGAAAATGGTAACATGCAGTGTGAACTAAATTCAATAGTTATCATTCCAAACAATATCAATCCAAGACAAGAGGTTGCCATATTAGAATTAAACCATTTACCATTGGCTAATTTCAGTCTAACTTCTCAATTAAATAACTTACCAGAAACTTACTTCAATCAAAGAGATCTCAAATCTCAAATCCCTTTAAAGCTTTCGCTTTATCATATTTTCATAAATTACAGTGCAGGTCTTCGCGGCCCTCCTTCTTTTGTTTAAATCATAACAATCTTAATTTCAATTATTTAAAAAATTTGTTTTTTTTTAAATGGTTTATCAATGATTTTATTTAAACAAAATAATATGAATTATAGAATATATTTAATGGTAGCAACGATGCTTATTTTCGTGGCCTGCAAAAACAATTCCTCTCAAAATAACACTACAGAACATGAACATGTAGCTGGAGTAACACACGATCATGAACAAACAAATGTGCACCAACACAAAGAAGGTGAAGAATGCAATCATGACCAAGCAGAGAAACACACCCATGCAGCTGAAGAAAATCACAAGCATGACCATAAAAGTGAACATCAACATCAAAAGGGTGAAGAATGTAATCATGAACATGCAGAAGAACAAGCCCATCAAGCTATAGAATCGCATCATCATAATCACATTAACGGACATCAGCATGGAGAAAACGGGGAGCATCAAAAACCTCAAAATCAAATTATAGAAAGAAATCCAGAGAAAGTATTAATTCTAAAGTCAGAAGCAGCTCATGATCATGCAGCTGAAACAGCAAATTCTGGTGGACATGCCCATGATGAAGTAAAATATCAAATCACAGCTTATTCTAATGAATTTGAATTATTTGCTGAAACAGACCCTTTTTCCAATGAAGGAAGCTCTTCTATTTTAGCACATTTCACATGGCTCGATGATTTTTCTCCTCTACAAAATGCTCGTATAAAAGCAGAAATAAACACAAATGGACAAATATCTCAGGATATTCAAACCCAAATGTTAAGACCCGGAATATATCGATTCAATATTCAAGCAAAAAAAGCTGGAGATGCTATATTAAGCTTCCATATTGAAACCAAAAATGGAGTTTACAGTATGTATATCCCGGAGATAAAAGTATTCGCCGATGCGCATGCTGCCATGCATTGGGATGCTCCAGAAGCCAACACAACTAATACAACTTCTTTTACCAAAGAACAATCTTGGAAAGTAGCCTTTGGAACTGAAAGAGTAGGAATTCAGCCTTTCGGAAAAACCATAAAAACTACAGCATTAACAAAACCATGTGTGGCTGGCGAAGCCATTATCTCTTCTAAATCAAATGGAATTGTTGATTTGCAATCCAATCATATTACTGAAGGAATGCAAGTGAAGAAAGGTCAAAAGCTTTTCGTCATATCTGGAAGCGATTTAGCCAACGATAATTCCTCCGTTCGCTATGTGGAAGCCAAGAATAACTATGAAAAAGCAGTTTCTAATTTTGAAAGAATAATGGAATTAGAGAAAGATAAGATTGTGACTTCAAAAGAAGTATTGGAAGCCAAAAATGAATTCGAAAACACCAAGGTCATTTTTGATAACCTACAAGCCAACTTTAGCTTGCAAGGCCAAAGCATCACCTCTCCAATCGATGGTTATATCAATAATTTAAGAGTGAGTAATGGTGAATATGTAGAAGCAGGTTATCCTCTATTGGCCATCACAAAAAATCAACGATTGATTTTAAATGCCGATGTACAGCAAAAATATGCTGCTATCCTTCCTCAAATTTATACAGCGAATATTAAAAACATCTATAATAACAATACTTATAGTTTGGAGGAGCTTAATGGACATATATTATCCTATGGAAAAACCACCAACAGCAATAATTACCTCATTCCCATATCTATAGAAATTGACAATACAGATGATTTTGTGGCAGGAGGCTTTGTAGAATTAT
This genomic window contains:
- a CDS encoding DUF6769 family protein, translating into MKKSLAIVLLLLANITLLVHAAIPHHYHEGDFCYISTSCEDECDSHENHNHQKHEHHEENGNMQCELNSIVIIPNNINPRQEVAILELNHLPLANFSLTSQLNNLPETYFNQRDLKSQIPLKLSLYHIFINYSAGLRGPPSFV
- a CDS encoding pyridoxamine 5'-phosphate oxidase family protein: MKTKINFSCILITLLFSFIGLTSILAQNTNSEEDKNKNIALEIINQASTCALITIDQDGQPIARMMQTLPTEKDFIIWLATNPKTRKAEHIKANEKVSIYYTEVNSTGYVSIQGIAELVNDLETKKARWKEGWKAYYQNMETDMVLIKIMPISMELVSYSKGVISKEENWGATKLKF
- a CDS encoding efflux RND transporter periplasmic adaptor subunit; translated protein: MNYRIYLMVATMLIFVACKNNSSQNNTTEHEHVAGVTHDHEQTNVHQHKEGEECNHDQAEKHTHAAEENHKHDHKSEHQHQKGEECNHEHAEEQAHQAIESHHHNHINGHQHGENGEHQKPQNQIIERNPEKVLILKSEAAHDHAAETANSGGHAHDEVKYQITAYSNEFELFAETDPFSNEGSSSILAHFTWLDDFSPLQNARIKAEINTNGQISQDIQTQMLRPGIYRFNIQAKKAGDAILSFHIETKNGVYSMYIPEIKVFADAHAAMHWDAPEANTTNTTSFTKEQSWKVAFGTERVGIQPFGKTIKTTALTKPCVAGEAIISSKSNGIVDLQSNHITEGMQVKKGQKLFVISGSDLANDNSSVRYVEAKNNYEKAVSNFERIMELEKDKIVTSKEVLEAKNEFENTKVIFDNLQANFSLQGQSITSPIDGYINNLRVSNGEYVEAGYPLLAITKNQRLILNADVQQKYAAILPQIYTANIKNIYNNNTYSLEELNGHILSYGKTTNSNNYLIPISIEIDNTDDFVAGGFVELYLKYQGNESYLNVPNSALLEEQGNFFVYVQVHPELFEKREVFIGASDGERTEILKGLSAHERIVSKGAILIKLAQATGGLDAHSGHVH
- a CDS encoding GNAT family N-acetyltransferase — its product is MKINIRPIQESDNPELSKIIKGVFEEFDAPKEGTVYVDPTTDDLFSLFQEKRSACFVGEIDGQVMGACGIFPTLGLDKDCCELVKFYLHKEARGLGLGKQLMEQCHVSAKELKYQKIYLESFPEFGKAVGMYKMAGYKYIVQALGNTGHFGCSIFMIKDI
- a CDS encoding ATP-binding protein, which translates into the protein MNDFNTEQITLAQTAAQGITSFFNDYQSEITFISELESIKDFDAEGSALFKSYFNNRKNLISAITRVDSNGIIQYTFPYDSLSIGKDISYQKHVELVLKTQKIVISDVFQAVQGYLCIAMHVPIFDKARFIGSIAILIPIDKLGQRYFQKVKIRETGVIWLLSKDLIEIYCPYKEHLGRSYLENCNFEDEAIKFSKVIKKDSSGTIISHHQQVLLKEEEVQKKHMVFYRTPIGNTYWTIIISYEEEDIYSELHQLRNRLILIFSVLFLFILYFFYSSSKIRAFLKEERKRKLAEKILRESEEKYRTMIETSNDFIWMLDLEGKITFINDRAVEQTGLIREEWYGNHFSPLVLAEELAFLQEVVLKNLNGESVNYEFKLKTNHQKLLTLLVNTAPIFSDDQIIGMISFAKDITEHKRQDNIRQIILNISNAANYSKDLGQFVGIIHKELNTSIDASNFYLALYNNSNNEITIPYLKDEFEDDKSFLEGNTLTHYVIKTQLPLLANSQKISQLASDGEIHLFGKTSLIWMGVPVKIDKKVIGVIAVQSYANELAYDDSDLEMLEFISDQISMLIHRKRAEEHLINALMKAEESDRLKSAFLANMSHEIRTPMNGILGFASLLKEPDLTKVEQEEYIKVINRSGTHLLDIINDLIDISKIEAGQIEVMISSFNLNEQMQLLYSFFRKETEKKGMELKLSIPQEHKGTIIQSDKEKLYAILTNLIKNAIKYSDKGIIEFWFQRITLMNNEYFEFHVKDNGIGIPLEKQEHIFDRFIQADADDSRVNEGSGLGLTISKAYVELLGGEMGLHSELGKGSDFFFIIPIS
- a CDS encoding T9SS type A sorting domain-containing protein, with the protein product MITKFISSYIIVLFAILLVSSISYTKAQEGEWSTPIPITDSLTNNSNPVMIRITHRDFVFYEKQTSENSYSIFMRNITEMSEAIEVLNQENVSFRNPQIIKFSGYPNDPDTLFYLVFESDLTTNGIFNIYYSKYSQDGNFSAPESLEIGYTSCQDLKIMGRNLVWERGGNIETTYLDGNSSNYYFHPIMTIDEGGCSNPCISESEIIYLKEINDENNIYRSTWNYPLGEWHESIGFFDGINSSLSILTLDITEEVVFLWESLENGIWKPYAYDVMGEEIESLELFSETKTTPDAVLFDVIIKKKKKDIWFNYFAYTFNDNENSDIFVNNLWSGYQYCFNISQSSAIDSKPRLFYLPSDYLYTTYLTFQSERNNKQQLFMSKVSFWLGENELANHNNSLTISPNPITHQTQITTTLSSAENLKIEIYSSTGVLIETHPLKNTQTTIWTPSKDLKNGVYIINLKSDLESIRKKVILQR
- a CDS encoding ATP-binding protein; the protein is MNFTKVIINYISGDDRVIDLRHQLLNITLAIGILFSGLAALSNFLLDLHWISIVMALLSLIVCSIAYYFTRFKRKRYPAIEMLTLGFIVFIFLPVLWFSTGGSNGSIQYFIPLMLVAIHVVFTGTTRVVLIAMLIASSLISLVVGYLYPQLIIPYVDEHAQYMDMVLGFSFSVAGIIIYLNIYYNMYTRANGKLEKQNMLLMNKQEEILAQQSEIEEHKFELERKAQSLQELNATKDRFFSIISHDLKNPFNSILGVSNVLMEAKQKIDDPEILQYIDVLNSSSKKSYQLLLNLLEWARLQSNDISYVPVKLDLKELIEENVNLVEAQILSKGLSIKFEYKEALSYIVLADEHMINSTVMNLISNAIKFTKKGIVEIILESNQDAVIIKFIDPGLGMSRKHVDSLFQIDKNISTPGTNFEQGTGLGLILCKEFVEKNGGNISVTSIPDKGSEFIVRLPSY